The following are from one region of the Amylibacter sp. IMCC11727 genome:
- a CDS encoding NAD(P)/FAD-dependent oxidoreductase, with protein MDHFDVLIIGAGISGIDAAHHLNTLRPNDSYALIESKSAIGGTWRTHTYPGIRSDSDLFTFGFAWKPWMGVPVATAPEILKYLEEAVDEIGIRDKIRFNTKVISADWDSAAQHWRVEVEDDSGAHTLTAGFLWTCSGYYDHAKGYMPRWAGMEDFAGELVHPQTWPDGLDTEGKRVVLIGSGATAATILPALAGKAASLTMLQRSPTYYMARPQVDEFTKTLSALGLPDEWYHEIMRRRFLYESEDFVRRTRVEPEVVKEEMIGVARDHLGPDYDVETHFTPRYMPWKQRVARIPDGDLFAAIRQGQVEVVTDEIERFTANGLVLKSGQVLEADIVISATGLNLKMFGDVVLKVDGQGVDPAQTFTHRGIMFSGLPNLANVFGYFRTAWTMRVGLVSEYVCRMLDHLETEGYASVTPKLRDEDADMAVRPWIDPEDFNAGYVMRSLDMMPRQGDKQPWVMTQDFYKDRVDLPAADFDDGTLEFAGRG; from the coding sequence ATGGACCATTTTGACGTGCTGATAATCGGGGCTGGGATTTCTGGCATTGATGCGGCGCATCATTTGAATACGTTGCGCCCCAATGACAGCTATGCCCTGATCGAGAGCAAATCCGCCATTGGGGGGACTTGGCGCACGCACACCTATCCTGGAATTCGATCAGACAGTGATTTGTTTACGTTTGGTTTTGCGTGGAAGCCGTGGATGGGCGTGCCTGTGGCCACCGCACCAGAGATTTTGAAGTATCTGGAAGAGGCTGTCGATGAAATCGGCATCCGCGACAAGATACGGTTTAACACAAAGGTCATCAGCGCGGATTGGGACAGTGCGGCGCAGCACTGGCGGGTTGAGGTTGAGGACGACAGTGGAGCCCACACGCTGACGGCAGGGTTTTTGTGGACCTGTTCGGGATATTACGATCACGCCAAAGGCTATATGCCGCGCTGGGCGGGGATGGAAGATTTTGCGGGGGAGTTGGTGCATCCGCAAACGTGGCCAGATGGGTTAGACACCGAGGGCAAACGGGTTGTTTTAATCGGTTCGGGGGCCACGGCGGCGACGATTTTACCCGCGCTGGCGGGGAAGGCGGCATCTTTGACCATGTTGCAACGGTCGCCGACCTATTACATGGCGCGCCCTCAGGTGGATGAGTTTACCAAAACGCTGAGCGCGCTGGGCCTGCCAGATGAGTGGTATCACGAGATTATGCGGCGGCGGTTCCTGTATGAAAGCGAGGATTTCGTGCGGCGCACGCGGGTGGAGCCAGAGGTGGTGAAAGAAGAAATGATCGGGGTGGCGCGGGACCATTTGGGGCCTGACTATGATGTAGAGACCCATTTCACACCGCGATATATGCCATGGAAACAACGGGTTGCCCGCATTCCTGATGGGGATTTGTTTGCCGCCATTCGACAGGGACAGGTGGAGGTGGTGACCGACGAGATTGAGCGGTTCACGGCCAATGGTTTGGTGTTGAAATCGGGCCAGGTGTTGGAGGCGGATATTGTGATTTCGGCCACGGGATTGAACCTGAAAATGTTTGGCGATGTGGTTTTGAAAGTAGACGGGCAGGGGGTTGATCCCGCGCAGACGTTCACCCATCGGGGCATCATGTTTTCAGGGCTGCCGAATTTGGCCAATGTGTTTGGATATTTTCGCACGGCGTGGACCATGCGTGTGGGGTTGGTTTCGGAATATGTGTGTCGCATGCTCGATCATTTGGAGACGGAAGGATATGCGTCTGTCACGCCAAAACTGCGCGATGAAGATGCGGATATGGCCGTGCGTCCATGGATTGATCCAGAGGATTTCAATGCGGGTTATGTAATGCGCAGTTTGGATATGATGCCACGCCAAGGAGACAAACAGCCGTGGGTGATGACACAGGATTTTTACAAAGATCGGGTGGATTTGCCTGCTGCAGATTTCGATGATGGGACGCTGGAGTTTGCGGGCAGGGGGTGA
- a CDS encoding amidohydrolase, which produces MTATTIYSAKKIITMNPSRPEASHVAVRDGRILAVGDLAELETWGDYMLDERFADKVLMPGFVEGHAHTMEGTLWRYVYCGFFDRMDPDGKSWDGLKSIEAVLDRLKEAEAKMDDPDAPLSGWSLDPIYLDNKRVTRQDLDSVSSTRPIGVLHASGHILNVNSKALELAGLLKTGINHPGMPLGADGIPTGELYGPDTMTPVGEHVGFNRSLTDSDEQGLRDFGKLCVRTGVTTITDLAARLEDDSVEAMLRVTGEPQYPARVVPLKFFMGATAQETVDRVLALKEKATDMCRLGRIKAVADGSIQGFSARMRWPGYHNGAPNGLWYTAPEQLAELYRAALKADVQVHTHTNGDEATEMVLETLEPALREVPHPDHRFTLQHCQLADAAQFRKMKALNMCVNLFANHHFYWGDEHYRLTVGPERALRMNACRTALDTGVPIAIHSDAPVTPLGPLFTAWAAVNRITASGRTQGEHEKIAIDEALWAITLGAAYTLHMDDEVGSIESGKKADFAVLESDPREASGDALKEISVWGTVQGGRVFAAADL; this is translated from the coding sequence ATGACTGCGACCACCATATATTCCGCCAAAAAGATCATCACAATGAACCCAAGTCGCCCAGAGGCGAGCCATGTTGCGGTGCGCGATGGCCGTATTTTGGCGGTTGGGGATTTGGCAGAATTGGAAACTTGGGGGGATTACATGCTTGATGAGCGGTTCGCTGATAAAGTGTTGATGCCCGGTTTTGTAGAGGGACATGCGCACACAATGGAAGGCACGTTGTGGCGCTATGTGTATTGCGGTTTCTTTGATCGGATGGACCCCGATGGCAAATCTTGGGATGGATTGAAATCCATTGAGGCGGTGTTGGATCGCCTGAAAGAGGCGGAAGCCAAGATGGATGACCCTGATGCGCCTTTGTCTGGCTGGTCGCTTGATCCGATTTACCTGGATAACAAACGGGTGACGCGGCAAGATTTGGACAGTGTGTCATCCACGCGGCCTATTGGGGTATTGCACGCATCAGGGCATATTTTGAACGTGAACTCCAAGGCGCTAGAGCTGGCGGGGCTGTTGAAAACGGGGATCAATCATCCCGGAATGCCGCTGGGGGCAGATGGCATTCCCACAGGGGAGTTGTATGGCCCTGATACGATGACACCCGTTGGGGAGCATGTGGGTTTCAATCGGTCGCTGACGGACAGTGACGAGCAAGGGTTGCGCGATTTTGGCAAGTTGTGTGTGCGTACGGGTGTGACCACGATCACGGATTTGGCGGCCCGATTGGAAGATGACAGTGTGGAGGCCATGCTGCGTGTGACAGGCGAGCCGCAATACCCTGCGCGGGTTGTTCCGTTGAAGTTTTTCATGGGGGCCACGGCGCAAGAAACGGTGGATCGGGTGTTGGCGTTAAAGGAAAAGGCGACGGATATGTGTCGTCTTGGGCGCATCAAGGCCGTGGCGGATGGATCGATTCAAGGGTTTTCGGCGCGGATGCGTTGGCCTGGGTATCACAACGGTGCGCCAAACGGGCTGTGGTATACCGCGCCTGAGCAATTGGCAGAATTGTACCGTGCCGCGTTGAAGGCAGATGTGCAGGTGCATACGCACACGAACGGGGATGAAGCCACAGAGATGGTTCTGGAAACGTTGGAGCCAGCGTTGCGTGAGGTGCCCCATCCCGATCACCGCTTTACCTTGCAGCACTGTCAGTTGGCGGACGCAGCGCAGTTTCGCAAGATGAAGGCGCTGAATATGTGTGTGAACCTGTTTGCCAATCACCACTTTTACTGGGGAGATGAACATTACCGTTTGACCGTGGGACCAGAACGGGCGCTGCGCATGAACGCCTGTCGCACGGCGCTTGATACAGGGGTTCCCATAGCGATTCATTCGGATGCGCCTGTGACACCGCTCGGGCCATTGTTTACGGCATGGGCCGCGGTGAACCGCATTACGGCATCTGGGCGCACGCAAGGAGAGCATGAAAAGATTGCAATAGATGAGGCGCTTTGGGCGATTACGCTAGGGGCGGCCTATACGTTGCATATGGATGATGAAGTGGGGTCCATTGAAAGCGGCAAGAAGGCGGATTTTGCGGTGCTTGAGTCCGATCCACGAGAGGCATCGGGGGATGCGTTGAAGGAGATTTCTGTCTGGGGGACGGTCCAAGGGGGGCGTGTGTTCGCGGCGGCCGATCTGTGA
- a CDS encoding CobW family GTP-binding protein has protein sequence MIPVTVIGGYLGAGKTTLVNHLLRNANGVRLAVLVNEFGELAIDEDLIEAQDDDVISIAGGCVCCSFGSDLTAALADMAAMEPKPDHVLIESSGVAIPSSIVNSLVFLPAFRSDGIVILADAETVQKSARDKYMGDTVTRQISDADIILLNKVDLVSKAALDATRMWLQVQNRDVRIVESTQSVVPPETVLDSFIGRARSGGEHFEAAHLDMLTLMPQRAVDADALAAALADEGAGLVRAKGFVTRSDGRKALIQVVGRRFEVSDASAEKADGVVCLGFKDVMSRDVLEALVIDV, from the coding sequence GTGATTCCTGTAACGGTTATTGGCGGCTACCTTGGCGCGGGTAAAACAACGCTGGTGAACCATTTGTTGCGCAATGCAAATGGGGTTCGCCTCGCCGTACTGGTGAATGAATTTGGCGAGCTGGCCATTGATGAAGATCTGATCGAAGCGCAAGACGATGATGTGATTTCCATTGCGGGGGGCTGTGTGTGTTGTTCCTTTGGCAGTGATCTGACTGCGGCGTTGGCAGATATGGCGGCGATGGAGCCAAAACCCGATCATGTGTTGATTGAAAGCAGTGGTGTGGCGATCCCGTCGTCCATCGTGAACTCGCTGGTGTTTCTGCCTGCGTTTCGATCCGATGGGATTGTGATATTGGCGGATGCGGAAACGGTGCAGAAATCGGCACGGGACAAGTATATGGGGGATACGGTGACGCGTCAGATTTCAGATGCGGATATTATCCTGCTCAACAAAGTGGATCTCGTTTCTAAAGCCGCTCTGGATGCCACGCGGATGTGGTTGCAGGTGCAAAACCGTGATGTGCGGATTGTGGAAAGTACGCAGAGTGTTGTGCCCCCTGAAACTGTGCTCGACAGCTTTATCGGGCGCGCGCGGTCTGGTGGGGAACATTTCGAAGCGGCGCATTTGGATATGCTGACCTTGATGCCACAAAGGGCAGTTGATGCCGATGCGTTGGCGGCGGCCTTGGCGGATGAAGGCGCTGGGCTGGTGCGGGCCAAAGGGTTTGTGACGCGCAGTGACGGGCGTAAGGCGCTGATCCAAGTGGTGGGGAGGCGGTTTGAGGTGAGCGATGCGAGCGCGGAGAAGGCGGACGGTGTTGTTTGCCTAGGCTTTAAGGATGTAATGTCACGCGATGTGTTGGAGGCGCTGGTCATTGATGTTTGA
- the sucD gene encoding succinate--CoA ligase subunit alpha: protein MSILLDNDTKVIVQGITGKMARFHTQDMLNYGTKVVGGVVPGKGGESVEGVPVFDTVKEAVAATGAEASLVFVPPPFAADSIMEAADAGIRHCVCITDGIPAGDMIRVKRYMMRYPKESRMVLTGPNCAGTISPGKAMLGIMPGHIFLPGNVGIIGRSGTLGYEAAAQLKDLGIGVSTSVGIGGDPINGSSFKDILQRFENDDETDVICLIGEIGGPQEAEAAAYIRDHVTKPVVAYVAGLTAPKGRTMGHAGAIISAFGESASEKVEILSAVGVTVAENPAVIGQTIANVMGKTEARAS, encoded by the coding sequence ATGAGCATTCTCTTAGACAACGATACAAAGGTTATCGTCCAAGGCATCACAGGTAAGATGGCGCGGTTCCACACCCAAGACATGCTGAACTACGGCACCAAGGTCGTGGGCGGCGTGGTTCCCGGCAAAGGCGGCGAATCCGTCGAAGGCGTGCCCGTGTTTGACACCGTCAAAGAAGCAGTGGCCGCAACAGGGGCCGAAGCCTCTCTCGTGTTTGTCCCGCCTCCCTTTGCGGCAGACAGCATTATGGAAGCCGCCGATGCAGGTATCCGCCATTGTGTCTGTATCACCGATGGTATCCCAGCGGGGGACATGATCCGCGTGAAACGCTACATGATGCGCTACCCAAAGGAATCGCGCATGGTTCTTACAGGCCCAAACTGCGCAGGCACAATCAGCCCCGGCAAAGCCATGCTCGGCATTATGCCAGGCCACATCTTCCTGCCTGGCAATGTGGGCATCATCGGCCGATCAGGGACACTCGGGTACGAAGCGGCGGCCCAGCTCAAAGACTTGGGGATCGGCGTGTCCACCAGCGTGGGCATTGGCGGCGACCCCATCAACGGTTCCTCTTTCAAAGACATCTTGCAACGCTTTGAAAACGATGACGAAACCGATGTGATCTGCCTGATTGGTGAAATCGGCGGCCCCCAAGAAGCAGAAGCCGCCGCCTACATCCGCGATCATGTCACCAAACCTGTTGTCGCCTATGTTGCGGGCCTCACCGCACCCAAGGGCCGCACCATGGGCCACGCAGGCGCGATCATCTCTGCCTTTGGCGAAAGCGCCTCGGAAAAGGTGGAAATCCTTTCCGCTGTGGGGGTGACTGTGGCAGAAAACCCGGCCGTCATCGGCCAAACCATCGCAAATGTTATGGGCAAAACCGAAGCACGCGCGTCCTAA